Below is a window of Desulfobulbaceae bacterium DNA.
TGCCCGGCGGCAAGTCAAACGGTTTAATCAGAGCCGTCATGCCGAGAACCAGTAGAAGGTTGAAGAGATTACTGCCAACGATATTGCCAACGAGCATATCGGCCTCATTTTTCCGAATTGCTGACAAGCAGGAGGCCAGTTCCGGCAAAGATGTTCCTACGGCCGCAAGCGTAAGGCCAATAACAAGCTCTGATAGTCCAAAAAAGCGGGCCAGATCAACCGCCCCGGCAATAAAATAATCAGAGCCAAACCACATAAGTACGAGTCCGATAACGCATAGTAGGGCAATAACAATATAGGAGGGTTGCTGACTGTTTTCAGGGTCGAAATGAACAGACTTGGAGTTTTTTACTTTGTTTTCTAAACGGTAGGCAACGTAGGTGTAGGCAAAAAGAGTACTGGAAAAAACAAGGCCCAGGCCCCTTGGGAAAGAGCCATACACAGTCGCGGCAACGAGCACCAGGCTGGCGGCTATGAGCAGTATGAACTCTACTTTTAAACGATGGTAACATACAGCTAAAGGGGAGATAATTGCAGATAAGGCTAAAATTAAACCGATATTAGCGATGTTTGAGCCGACAACATTGCCGAACATGATATCCGGATGCCCGCCAATTGTGGCATTAATACTGACAAAGAGCTCCGGCATTGAGGTACCGAAGGCGACAACTGTCAGGCCGATCAAGAGCGGGCTCATACCAAGCCGAGCAGCCAATTTTGTGGCTCCGGTAATTAAGCTTTCCCCGCCAGCAAGAAGCAACAACAGACCAGAAATCAGAGCGAACACTGCAAACCACGTCGATGAAAAATTAGCCACCACAATTATACACTCTATGTTTTAGGTTTGAATGTTTTACCAAGGAAGTATATGGTACTTATCGCATTTAAGAAAGATTTTCACGCTAAATTGGCTATACCCAGTTTTTGCTAATAGTCAGCGTGTAGCCGATAACGTCAACAAATATTCAGAGTAATTGCAAATGTCTCTTCTTTATGGCGATGAGGTTGTCCAAGACGTAAAAAACGCTGCCGATATTGTCGAAATTATCGGAGAAAGCGTCTCTCTCAAAAAAACCGGAATTAACTACAAGGGGCTTTGTCCGTTTCATTCTGAAAAGACCCCGTCATTTACTGTAAACCAGGTACGCAGGTCATTCCACTGCTTCGGTTGCGGTGAAGGAGGCGATGTAATTGCCTTTATCATGCGCAGTTTTAATCTCAATTTTGTTGAGGCGCTTAAACAGCTCGCTGACCGCTACCACATCTCTCTGCCGGAAAAAGTGTTATCCCAGAAAGAGCAGGAATCCGGCAACAAACGAAAAATACTTTATGAAATCAACCAAAAAGCGGTTGATTTATTTCATACCTATCTGCTGACAAACAGCGACGCTGCCCCTGCCCGAAAATACCTTAAGGAGCGCCGCATACCTCCTGAGGTCGTTGAAGCCTTCAAGCTCGGTTTTGCACCAAATCGTTGGGATTTTATCCTCAAGCAATTAGGAAGAGAGCACAACACTGAAGATTTACAGGAGGCCGGATTAATCATACCAAAAAAAACTGATGGCTTCTATGACCGGTTCCGAAATCGAGTTTTGTTTCCAATTTTCAGTCACAATGGCAAAGCCATTGGCTTCAGTGGCAGAGACCTCGGCGATCAGGGGCCCAAATACCTCAACTCTCCCGAAACCCCCGTTTTCAACAAAAGCCGTAATCTGTTCGGCCTGTACCAAACTAAAGACGCCATACGAGAAACAAAACGTTGTCTTGTTGTTGAAGGTAATTTTGACCTGATAGCATTATTTGCCGCTGGCATCAAGGAGGTCGTCGCCCCATTAGGAACCGCACTCACCAATCAACACGTCAAAGCCATGAAAGGTTTTGCCCAGGAGGCAATACTTCTTTTTGACGGTGACCGGGCTGGCATTAAAGCTGCGATGCGTTCCGTGCCGCTCTTCCTGGCTGAAAAAATGCCCGCTAAGGTTACCACCCTGCCCTACGACTATGACCCTGACACCTTTATTGAAAAATTTGGTGTTGAAAAACTTGCAGAGGCACTCAAGGCGGCAGATTCACTGCCGGAATTTGTCTTTGACAAACTTGTCGATCAACACGGCCTTTCCCTGGAAGGAAAGGGGATGATTCTCGAGGAGTTGCGACCAGTTATTGCAGCAATCCCCGACCACGATTTACAGCGCACACTTTTCATTGCGCATTTTAGCCAAAAACTTGGCCTAAGCCCTGAGCAGATGAGCGTGGGTATCACTCCGAATATCCCCCAGTGGCAGCAATATGAGCCCGCTCAAGCGCCGGTCGGCCACCCAAAACTTCAGCTCACCAAAACAGAGGAAAACTTATTATCTTTTTTAATTATTTATCCCGAATTTATTAACAAATTTATTGAAGCCGGACTGCACGATGCGTTGAACAACCCGTCTGCCCAAGTGATCGCCCAACACATCGAAGAACTGAACAACCACAAGGTCTCTTACGGACCGGAACGACTCCTTGAATTAACCGTAGGTCCAGAACGATCATTTATTTCCAAACAGCTAACCACAGTTCCTGATATTGATGATTACGAGAAGGAGGCCGTGGAAAAAATTAACTGGCTTAAGGAAAACAGTACAAAGATAAAGATGCACTCTTTGACTGCCGCAATCAATGAAGCCCAGCGCAGAAATGATACGGAGCTCCTCATGAAACTTCTTGATAAAAAGAGACAACTAAGTGAAAAAATTGAATAAATGTAATTATTTGCTGGCAAATTCTTGTTAAATTGAATATCAATGACTTATTTTGTAGTATGCCTTACGAATTAGGAACCTAATTGACTGAGTTCATGGCGAAGAAAACAAAGAAAAAATCCGAAAGTTCCAGCGAGTACAACGTGCCCACAGAAAACCAGAAGCAGTTCTCCAAGAAAGATTCTGAGGCTGAGGAGGATCTTCTTTCTATGTTTGATGACTCGGATGAAGCACTTTCTGACGAGTCAGAGCACACCTCAAAATACGACAATGGGCACCTTTCAAGAGACAAGAACTCCGACATAATTGATCTCACAGATGACTTTGCCAAAGACGACCTTGATCCTGTCAAATCATACCTTCGAGAGATGGGGGCCGTTGCCCTTCTCTCCTCCGCCGAAGAAACAAAAGTTGCCAAAAAGATTGAAATTGGCGACAAACAACTCCAAAGCATAGTACTTTCACTACCACCGGGCTTTAAAATAATCTCCAAAATCGCCACAAGACTGCGAGAAGGCAGCCTTGATATTACCAAGGTGATTAAGGGCTTAGATGAGAATGAGCCGAAGGAAATTCGTAAGGCTAAAGAAGCCTTTTTATGGAAAGTGAAAGAGGCCGAACGAATCGAAGGCGAACGCCTGGCCCTCCTCGCCGACATGAACCAGAAAGGGCTGAAAAAAACCGCCGCCGTCCAGTTTCTTGTTAGAATTGAGCGAAACAGTCACGCCATGGCCAGCCTTTTTGAGGAGTTTCGATTTCAACAAAAAATTATCGACGAACTAACAAAGTCGGTACGAAAAATAGCTGAGCAGATGGACATGGCCGCAAAGGCCATCGACGACGGAACATCAAAGCACGCTGCCGACTTTCTCCTGGATCTTGAAGTCAGCAGTGGAATCGACCATGAGAGCCTCAAACAGGCCTTTGTGGCAATTCAACAGGCTGATGAGTTTGGACGTGCTTACAAAGACAGACTGATCCAGGCAAACCTCCGACTGGTGGTTAGTGTCGCTAAAAAATATGCCAATAGGGGCCTACAACTTCTTGATCTCATTCAGGAAGGAAATGTCGGCCTTATGAGGGCTGTGGAGAAATTTGAATATCGGCGCGGCTATAAATTCAGTACCTATGCCACCTGGTGGATACGTCAGGCTATTAACCGGGCAATTGCCGACCAGGGAAAAACCATCCGCATTCCTGTTCACATGATCGACACAATCAACCGTCTTATGAGAGATTCCAAGGAGTTTTCCCGTGAATACGGGCGAGAGCCAACTCCTGAAGAGATGGCCGACCGTACAGGATTTGACCTGGACAAGATCAAAAACATTCTGAAGATTTCCAAAGAACCTATCTCTCTCGACTCACCAATAGGTGACGGTGAAGATTCATATCTATCTGATTTCATAGAAGATGCTGAATCTATTTCGCCTGATGAGGCAACTATACGACAAAGTCTTCGCTCCAACCTTGATCAGGTTCTGTCGTCTTTGAGTCCTCGTGAAGAGCGGGTTCTCAGAATGAGATTTGGTATTGATACTGCCGTCGACCTTACCCTGGAAGAAGTTGGTAAAAGTTTCTCCGTTACCCGGGAACGAATACGACAGATCGAAGCAAAGGCACTCAAAAAACTCAAACACCCAAGCCGCAAAGATCGGTTAGTCAGCTTTATGGCGGATTAGGACCTGTAGGCAAAACAGTTCGATTTGCTTTGATGTTACTTACTGGTCGCCCTCCTCTATAGCCTCTTGTCATAAAACCTTTTAGGGAACAAAAAAATGGTTGACACGGCTCACACTTCCCTTATAGTCTGTTCCGAATTTTCGCCTGCCATACAATAGCTTTTTCTAATTCGACACAAAGAGGGGCAATGGATACCATCCTGAACTGGCTTACTCTTCACTTGACACCAGGACTTGGCCCCGCGGGAGTACGAACACTCCTTGACGCATTTGAGACGCCAGCACGGATTTTCAGTGCCTCAAACAAAGAGTTGCTCCAGGTTAGAGGGATTAAAAAAAGCGTTGTTGAGTCATTAATAAAATCAGCTCCTTTCAAGCTGGCAGAGCAAGAATTAGAGAAAGCAAAGACCCTCGGGGTTGAAATTATCAGTTGCCAGGATGAGCGCTATCCATCCTTGTTAGGGCAAATTTACAACCCGCCCGTTGTACTCTATGTTAAAGGTCGATCTGACCTGCTTAACAGGCCTTCAATCGCAGTTGTGGGTTCTCGTGCAGCCACGAGCTATGGTCTTAAGATCGCCCGGCAATTATCAGCTGAGCTGTCGGGTAGGCTATCTATTGTCAGCGGGTTGGCGCTTGGAATTGATACGGCTGCACATCATGGTGCTTTAGAGGCTGGTGGAAGTACAATAGCGGTGTTGGGATGCAGTTTGGACATCACCTATCCACCTCAAAACAGCAGACTGGCCCGGTTGATAGAAAACTCAAACGGTGCCATGATTAGCGAGTACCCGTTTCAGACCAAGCCTGATGCCTTTCGGTTTCCGGCCAGAAACAGAATTATCAGCGGCATGGCCCTCGGTGTGCTGGTTGTTGAGGCGGCAGAGCGGTCTGGATCACTAATCACAGCCCGACAAGCCTTAGAGGAAGGACGTGAAGTCTTTGCCATCCCGGGAAGGGTAGACTCAATTAAAAGCAGTGGAACGCACCGCCTTTTAAAGGAGGGGGCCAAACTTGTTCATACCATCGATGATATCCTTGAAGAGTTTCAAGGCCTATGGAGCCATGACGATACAGGCGTCACTGCAACAGGCAAGAGAGATCCGCTGTTTTCATACACCGCAACTGAACAAAAAATCATCGACGTGCTTGACGCCTATCCCAAACACATTGATAGCATAATCAGCGAGACCGGCCTGGACATCCGACTCATCAATGAAAGCTTGCTGCTTTTAGAGTTAAAAAACGCAATCGAAGCCCTGCCCGGCCAGCAGTATCGGTGTAATGTTTGTAAATAGTTGGTTGATTGGGAAACTGGGTCTGTAGTTCGGTGGCGTATCTAAGCTACCATTAACATTGGTCTGCACCGCTTTGAACCGACCAATCCTCAACTATTTTGCCATAAAAAACACGAAATCAGTGATAAGGTACTAAATATGTTAAAGTCTTTAATTATTGTTGAGTCCCCCGCAAAATCGCGAACCCTCCAACGCTACCTGGGGAAGAACTTCGACGTCAAGGCCTCTGTCGGTCATATTAGAGATCTGCCGGCAAAAACTCTCGGGGTTGACCTTGAAAACGGTTTCCACCCGCAATACGAAACTATCCGGGGCAAAGGCAATATCATAAAAGAGCTGCGCGCCGCCGCCAAAAAAGTTGACCAGATTCTACTCGCACCTGACCCTGACCGCGAAGGGGAGGCAATTGCTTACCACATCGCCGAAATCTTAAAAGGTTCCAAAAAGCCGGTCTACCGAGTCCTTTTTCACGAACTTACTAAAAATGCAATTATACAGGCCATTGAAAACGCCACGTCATTAAACAGTAATCTCTTTGAGGCCCAACAAACCAGGCGCATCCTTGACCGACTGGTCGGCTACCAGATATCACCTTTATTATGGGATAAAGTTCGTCGCGGTCTGTCAGCTGGCAGAGTTCAATCGGTGGCTGTAGAAATGGTTTGTGCCCGAGAGCAGGAGATCAAAGAGTTTAAATCCGAAGAGTATTGGAGCTTTGAAGCCTTACTGCTCGGCGAACTTCCTCCAGAGTTCACGGCCCAACTCGATAAAAAATCCAATAAAAAAATTGTTGTCAGTAACAAGGAAGAGGCTGATTCAATTGTAAACGACCTTAAAGGTGCGGAATTTACAATTGCCAATGTTGAGAAAAAACAAAAAAAGAGAAATCCCTACCCCCCTTTCATCACCAGCTCAATGCAGATTGATGCTAATCGCAAGCTGCGCTACTCTGCAAAACGGACAATGGCCCTGGCCCAGAAACTCTATGAGGGACTGGAGGTTGGTGAAGACGGCCCAACCGGACTTATCACCTATATGCGAACCGATTCAACCCGTATCAACGATACCGCTTTAGCGGAATTACGTGGGTTTATCGATAAAGAGTACGGCAAAGAGTATCTGCCCGGCAATCCAAACACCTATAAAACCAAAAAAGGCGCCCAAGATGCCCATGAAGCAATACGGCCGACGGATGTAAACAAAACCCCTGAATTGATGGCCCGCTTCATGGATTCAGATATGCTTAAGCTCTACACCCTTATCTGGAAGCGCTTTGTGTCAAGTCAGATGGCGCCGGCTGTGTATGATCAAACTACTATCCATATCTCTGCCGGTGAGTACCAGTTCAAGGCTGTTGGTTCCATCATGCGCTTTTTGGGCTTTATGTCGGTCTATGTCGAGGCCCCAAGTGACGAAAATGGTCAAGACACCACCAAAAAAGCAGACAAACAAGAGACCGACAAGAGCCTGCCCGACATAAAGGCCGGCTCTTGTGCCACGCTCAAAAAAATAACACCTGCGCAACACTTTACCCAGCCCCCCCCACGCTACACAGAGGCCTCTCTTGTTAAGGCTCTAGAAGATAACGGTGTCGGCAGGCCAAGTACCTATGCCAGCATCATTTCAACTATTCAAGACAAAGAGTATGTCCTGCTTGAACAAAGGAAATTCTTTCCCACCGAATTAGGGCAACTTATCAACGAGCTCCTGCTCGCCCACTTTCCTGCCATTATGGACATTGAATTTACTGCCGGCATGGAACAGAATCTAGATAAAGTCGAAGAGGGCAAAATCGATTGGCAAACCATCCTCAAGGACTTTTACGGCCCCTTCAAGGATGCTTTGGAGCTTGCCAAAATAGAGATGAAATCTGTAAAGCGCAGCATGACGCCAACAGATGTGCCCTGTAAGATCTGTTCCGGAACCATGGTGATTCGCTGGGGCCGAAACGGCGAGTTTCTGGCCTGCGAAAACTATCCCGACTGCAAACACACCCAGGATTTTCAAAAAGACTCCAGCGGCAAAATTTTGCCACTGGAACGTGACGAGCAACAAGCAACCAATGAGCAATGTGACAAATGTGGTAAGCCAATGGTTTATAAAGACGGGCGCTACGGGCGGTTTATGGCCTGCTCCGGCTACCCGGACTGCCGCAACATCAAAGCAGAAGGCACCGGTGTGTCGTGCCCGGAAGAAGGCTGCTCCGGCACACTGATCAAAAAGGTATCAAAACGCGGCAAAGTTTTTTATGCCTGTGACCAATATCCGAAATGTTCTTTTGCTCTTTGGGACAAACCGGTAAACGAACCATGTCCTGAATGTAAAGCTCCATTTCTTCTGGAAAAAATAACCAAAAAATCAGGAACCAGGCTGCAATGCGCCGACAAAGAGTGCAATTATAAAAAACACTTGGAGGAAGATGAAGAGTAAGGACGAATAATAGTTTTTTGAATTATGCCGATAAAATGCTTACAATGATTGCAGACAGAAGAACGCTTTAGCCCAATTTTAAGTTTGTCACAGTTCAACTCCCATTCATTATGGAGGAAGTTATGGTAACTGGCATCTATTCGGGCCTCTCGGCCCTTCGTTCGATTCAGGTAAAAACACAAACCACCGCCAATAACGTGGCAAATATCAATACCGACGGGTTTAAAAAGTCCAGAGCAACACTGGTCGAAGGCAACCCTCAAGGGGTCAACGTAACAATTTCAAAAATTGAAACACCCGGGCCGCAACTCTACGAACAGACCCCTAAGGGAACAGAACTCATAGAAAAATCCAACGTTGATCTAACAGAAGAGATCCCCAGCATGATGCTCAGCAAAAGAGCCTTTCAAGCTAATATTAAAACCATTCAAGCCGAAGATGAGATGTTAGGAATGCTCTTGGACATTAAGAGTTGAGATAAAAGCTGTTAACTGGTCAAAGCGGTAAAATGGTTGACTGGTTAACAGCCCATCAAATCGACCAATTGCTTCGTTAGCTTACCCTGCAGATCTCACAGATCTTCGTAGGTTACTTTCCCACCAACAATCGTCAAAACGGCCTTTCCAGTCAGATTCCAGCCCAGAAACGGTGAGTTTTTACTCCGGGAGACAACCTCGTCTCGCTGGTAGGTGTACTGCCGCAACGGATCAATCACTGTAACATCAGCCATGTTCCCCACGGTTAACGATCCGCCGGGAAGGCCCAGGGCCTTGGCCGGATTAGAAGACATAAGCTCCACAAGCTTCTTCTCGTCAATACAGTTGCTTCGCACAAGCTGCAGCGCTAAAGAAAGCGAGGTCTCGAGCCCTATAATGCCGTTTGCCGCCCGATCAAACTCAAGCTCTTTCTCAAGGTCACTGTGGGGCGCATGATCAGAAGCAATAACGTCCAACGTGCCATCTTGCAGACCTTCCTTAATTGCTTCTACATCGTAATCCATCCTCAAAGGGGGATTCATTTTCGCGTAGGTGTCATACTTGCCAACCGCTTTTTCAGTAAGCGAAAAATAGTGAGGGGCAGTCTCTGCTGAGACCGGACAGCCATTGGCTTTAGCCCGGCGGATCAGGCTGACAGACTCTTTGGTACTTATATGGGCAAGGTGAACGTGCTGGCCGGTTAATTCTGCCAGGGCTAAATCCCTGTACACCATAATTTCTTCGGCAGCATGAGGTATACCAATAATACCCATTCGAGTTGACATCGGCCCTTCATTCATGGAGCCATGCCTGCTGAGACCTATCTCTTCCGAATGCGAAATAATTGGCACACCGTAGTTGCCTGCATATTCCATAGCCCGGCGCATGAGCTGGCTATCAGAGACAGGTAGTCCGTCATCGGTAAAAGCAACAGCCCCCGCCGCAAACATTTCGCCCATATTCGCCAAGGTAGATCCCTGACCATGCGAACTGATTGCCCCAACTGGATACACCCGGCAGGCCGCCTTTTGAGCCTTACTCAACACAGCCTCAATCATCTGGGCCGAATCAAGTACCGGCTTGGTATTTGGCATACAGGCAACAGCTGTAAATCCACCAGCAGCCGCAGCCTGTGCACCGCTTTCAATAGTTTCCTTATACTCTTCACCCGGTTCGCGCAGGTGTACATGAATATCAATGAGACCAGGAACCACCCATTTGCCGGTCAGATCAATTTCCCGTGTCCCCTCAGGTAGAGATGAAGGATTAATCTGGGCACATTTTGCCAGATGAAGAAGAAGGTTGCCGACCATATCAATACCATTTACGGGATCGATAATCCGGCCGTTCTTAAGCAAAATTGGTTGCATGTTCAAGTTATTCTCCCCCCAGGACGAGATAAAGCAAGGCCATACGGACGGCGACCCCGTTAGTGACTTGCTCAAGAATGACAGATTGCGCACTGTCAGCAACCTCAGCCGTCATTTCAACACCTCGATTAATCGGCCCGGGATGCATAATCAAGGCATCAGGCTTGGCCAATCGCATCAGCGTTGAATTAATCCCGAAGACCTGAGCATACTCGCGCAGCGATGGAATTAGAGAATCCTGCTGCCGCTCTTTTTGAATCCGCAGCCCCATAACCACATCTGCTCCGGAAACCGCATCAGCCACAGAGCGGTGCAGGGTCGCACCCATATCTTCTATGCCGATCGGCACCATCGTCCGCGGTCCACTCACATGCACATCGGCGCCCATCTTTGTGAATCCGACAATATTTGAATGTGCCACCCTGCTATGAGTAATGTCCCCAATAATAGCGACTTTGAGGCCCTTAAGATGCCCTTTTTTCTCTTTTACCGTCATCATGTCCAATATTGCCTGGCTTGGATGCTGATGTGTGCCGTCGCCAGCATTGATGACCGACGACGAAATATACCTTGTCAACATATGTGGCGAACCAGAAGATGAATGCCGAATTATGATGGCATCCGGCCGCATGGCCTCAAGATTTCTTACAGTGTCAATCAAGGTTTCACCCTTGGTTGCAGAGCTGGTTGAGGCAGAAATATTAAAGGTGTCTGCACTCATGCGTTTGGCGGCAATTTCAAAAGAAAGACGTGTTCGGGTACTCGGCTCAAAGAATAGATTAATTATGGTTTTTCCGCGAAGAGTAGGAACTTTTTTTATGGAGCGGGTAGAAATTTCTTTAAAGGATTCTGCTGTTTGAATAATAAAAGAAAGGTCATCAGTTGAAAAGTCATCAATACTTAAAATGTGTTTATGATTAAATCTATATTCAGCGTCCATTCATTTCCTTTTACCATGAGTCAATTCAAAGCTTCAACATAACTCCCACGGTATTGTTAGCGGATTATATTAAATAGCCGGTCAAATCTCACTGAAAATTTATCTTTATTCCAGGACCAGTACAAAATAAACGCTTTTCCTTTAATATTTTTTAATTTAACAAATTTCCAGAACCGGCTGTCGTGGCTGTTATCACGGTTATCACCCATAACAAAAAGAGAGTTTTTGGGGACCGTAATTTCTGCCATATTATCCCGGGAATTAATCCGACCTGGAATTATGTCTGGGTCAAGATGAACAGCCCCTTCGACATAATAGGGCTGGTCGTTGACATACAGTTCTTTATTAACGATTTTAATGCGGTCACCCTCAACACCGACAACCCGTTTAATAAAATCCTGCTTTGGATTAACAGGATACTTAAAGACAACGATATCCGACCGTTGAGGGTTTTTATAGGGAATCCAGGTAGCGCCTGTAAATGGGTTTTTAACACCGTAGAGAAATTTATTAACCAGCAGATGATCGCCAATGAGAAGCGTCGGCTCCATCGATCCCGAGGGGATCTTAAAGGCTTGAACAATAAACGACCGAATAAACAAGGCCAGAACAAGGGCTATCAGAATAGCCTCCACATATTCGCGAACAACAGATTTATCTTTGGGAGGCGTTTTTTTCAAAAACATGGAATGCTCCAGTAGCAAAATGTTTGGTGTCTGGAAATTAATGCAAGGGGCTTATCTATCAAGAAGGCACATTAATTGCAGTCGTCGAACAATAAAATAAAGATAGGTCTCAGCAAAAAACTCAAAGTCTGAAACAAATTTTTATCCCATATCCGGACAAAAAACAAGAACGATTCCCAGGATTCATATTTTTTACAAAAAAAGCTGAAAAAACAATATGTTGTGTCAAATTAAAGAAAACAACACCACATATATTGCTTTAGAACCTAAAGGGTAGGTATTTCCCAAAAATTATTTGATATTTCAAGTACATCTGTCGATTATATCTGTTGACAAAGATTTTTTTTTATGCATAAAATTTGAGTAGATCACTGTCTAAAACTCCAAATCGACAGGCATTGGCAGATAATGCGCGTTAAATTTTTAACGCTTTAAAATTAGTGTTTTTATGAAAAAAATTACGTTACCAAAACTAAATTTTAATTTTTCCCTGCCGGGCTTCAGAAAACAGAAGCTGGCGCTCGGACTTGACATCGGTTCGTATGCCGTAAAAATCTGTGAACTCACCAGTTCTCAAAACGGTTGCCGATTGTTAAAACTAGGGAGCGCCAAACTTCCAGAAGGGGCAGTTGAAGACGGTGTTCTGCAAGATCCTGACTCAGTTGGCGCTATCATCACGACCTTGATCAACAATCTCAAAATTAAAAATAAAAAGGTCGCCATCTCCATTTCCGGATACTCAGTAATCGTCAAAAAAATCAACCTGGCAGTCATGTCTGCGGCAGAGTTAGAAGAGCACATTCAGGCCGAAGCAGAGCAATACATCCCCTTTGATATTGACGACGTATTCCTGGATTTTCAGGATTTAAAGACCAACAGCGATGAGTCGGATAGAACCGACATCATGCTGGTCGCCGCTAAAAAAGATGTAATAAACACCTATCTGCGTATGCTTGAAAAAATAGGCCTCCAGGCCGTGGTCGTTGACGTTGACGCCTTTGCCCTTGAAAATTCATACGAAAACGTTGAAAGCCTTGCGGAAAATGTCGCCCTGATCGATATTGGTGCCTCCAAAATGAGTTTCAATATAATTGCCAATGGCGCTTCAATACTCGCTCGCGACGTCGTAATGGGGAGTCGACAGATTACCGAACAAATTCAGAACCGGCTCGGGATGGATGCAGAAAGCGCAGAAGCCGCCAAGATTGGCCTCCTTGAGGTTGACCCGGACCATAGAGAGAAAATCAGTGAGATTTTCATCAATACCTGTACACAATGGGTTCTTGAAATTAAAAAGGCGCTCGATTTTTATATATCCAGTTATCCTGATGATAACATCACCAACTTGATCCTTAGCGGAGGTGGAGCCAAAATTAATGGGTTTGCCACCTTGTTAAGAGAAGAAACAGGGATTCAGGTCAATATATTTGATCCTTTCGCCAATGCTGAGTCGGACACTGCCAAACTTGATCCCGCATACCTCAAACATATTGCTCCAGAGATGGCTATCGCCGCTGGCTTAGCCATTCGCAAGATAGAGTTATAGGCCATGATACGAATCAACCTGCTGCCTATCAGGCAGATAAAACAACGCATTCAGACTAAAAACGAGGTTCTCGCTTTTGCCTGCCTTCTCTGCATATTTCTTATTGCTCTTGGCCTCGTTGGTTATTCCCAAACAAGGAAAATTGAAGGTTTGAAAAAAACGCAGGCCCAGTTGATTCAGGAGAAAAAGAAATATGAAAGCGTTATCGCCCGCATAGAAAAAATCAAAAGGGAGAAGGCCTTGCTGGAAACCAAACTGGAGGTCATAAAAAATCTTAAGGCAGATTCCCAGTTACCAGTGAGGGTGTTGGATGAAATTGCCAAAATAACTCCATCCAGCAGAATGTGGCTGAAATCCATGTCGCTCACACAAGGGGGAGTTTCGCTAACCGGAATTGCCCTAGATAACGCCACCATTGCCCAATATATGGACAGTTTATCCAGTGCACCGTATTTTTCAGGAACCGAGCTTAAAAACTCTTCTTTGACTGTCGTGGCAGGACAAAAGCTTAAATCTTTTGCCCTTACAATGGCTGTCAAAAAACCGGCCGTAGAGCAACCAAAATCAG
It encodes the following:
- a CDS encoding flagellar biosynthesis protein FlgC: MVTGIYSGLSALRSIQVKTQTTANNVANINTDGFKKSRATLVEGNPQGVNVTISKIETPGPQLYEQTPKGTELIEKSNVDLTEEIPSMMLSKRAFQANIKTIQAEDEMLGMLLDIKS
- the topA gene encoding type I DNA topoisomerase; the encoded protein is MLKSLIIVESPAKSRTLQRYLGKNFDVKASVGHIRDLPAKTLGVDLENGFHPQYETIRGKGNIIKELRAAAKKVDQILLAPDPDREGEAIAYHIAEILKGSKKPVYRVLFHELTKNAIIQAIENATSLNSNLFEAQQTRRILDRLVGYQISPLLWDKVRRGLSAGRVQSVAVEMVCAREQEIKEFKSEEYWSFEALLLGELPPEFTAQLDKKSNKKIVVSNKEEADSIVNDLKGAEFTIANVEKKQKKRNPYPPFITSSMQIDANRKLRYSAKRTMALAQKLYEGLEVGEDGPTGLITYMRTDSTRINDTALAELRGFIDKEYGKEYLPGNPNTYKTKKGAQDAHEAIRPTDVNKTPELMARFMDSDMLKLYTLIWKRFVSSQMAPAVYDQTTIHISAGEYQFKAVGSIMRFLGFMSVYVEAPSDENGQDTTKKADKQETDKSLPDIKAGSCATLKKITPAQHFTQPPPRYTEASLVKALEDNGVGRPSTYASIISTIQDKEYVLLEQRKFFPTELGQLINELLLAHFPAIMDIEFTAGMEQNLDKVEEGKIDWQTILKDFYGPFKDALELAKIEMKSVKRSMTPTDVPCKICSGTMVIRWGRNGEFLACENYPDCKHTQDFQKDSSGKILPLERDEQQATNEQCDKCGKPMVYKDGRYGRFMACSGYPDCRNIKAEGTGVSCPEEGCSGTLIKKVSKRGKVFYACDQYPKCSFALWDKPVNEPCPECKAPFLLEKITKKSGTRLQCADKECNYKKHLEEDEE
- the lepB gene encoding signal peptidase I, with product MFLKKTPPKDKSVVREYVEAILIALVLALFIRSFIVQAFKIPSGSMEPTLLIGDHLLVNKFLYGVKNPFTGATWIPYKNPQRSDIVVFKYPVNPKQDFIKRVVGVEGDRIKIVNKELYVNDQPYYVEGAVHLDPDIIPGRINSRDNMAEITVPKNSLFVMGDNRDNSHDSRFWKFVKLKNIKGKAFILYWSWNKDKFSVRFDRLFNIIR
- a CDS encoding dihydroorotase, producing MQPILLKNGRIIDPVNGIDMVGNLLLHLAKCAQINPSSLPEGTREIDLTGKWVVPGLIDIHVHLREPGEEYKETIESGAQAAAAGGFTAVACMPNTKPVLDSAQMIEAVLSKAQKAACRVYPVGAISSHGQGSTLANMGEMFAAGAVAFTDDGLPVSDSQLMRRAMEYAGNYGVPIISHSEEIGLSRHGSMNEGPMSTRMGIIGIPHAAEEIMVYRDLALAELTGQHVHLAHISTKESVSLIRRAKANGCPVSAETAPHYFSLTEKAVGKYDTYAKMNPPLRMDYDVEAIKEGLQDGTLDVIASDHAPHSDLEKELEFDRAANGIIGLETSLSLALQLVRSNCIDEKKLVELMSSNPAKALGLPGGSLTVGNMADVTVIDPLRQYTYQRDEVVSRSKNSPFLGWNLTGKAVLTIVGGKVTYEDL
- a CDS encoding aspartate carbamoyltransferase catalytic subunit; its protein translation is MDAEYRFNHKHILSIDDFSTDDLSFIIQTAESFKEISTRSIKKVPTLRGKTIINLFFEPSTRTRLSFEIAAKRMSADTFNISASTSSATKGETLIDTVRNLEAMRPDAIIIRHSSSGSPHMLTRYISSSVINAGDGTHQHPSQAILDMMTVKEKKGHLKGLKVAIIGDITHSRVAHSNIVGFTKMGADVHVSGPRTMVPIGIEDMGATLHRSVADAVSGADVVMGLRIQKERQQDSLIPSLREYAQVFGINSTLMRLAKPDALIMHPGPINRGVEMTAEVADSAQSVILEQVTNGVAVRMALLYLVLGGE